A window of the Myripristis murdjan chromosome 15, fMyrMur1.1, whole genome shotgun sequence genome harbors these coding sequences:
- the LOC115372971 gene encoding heparan-alpha-glucosaminide N-acetyltransferase isoform X1 encodes MWSQTYAEGGHYSVWIRLSEPPNNPTCTHTVDKSPRNAYLPLLAAALLLALIALLFVLVPYIHRRRCTSKFIKTICCQGPQYSVDDQDGGNSGEAEANAAKDKPTRLRSLDTFRGFALTVMVFVNYGGGGYWFFQHAPWNGLTVADLVMPWFVFIIGTSVVLGFRSLQRKGVGRVQLLRKLTWRTLVLLLLGFCFLNYSPRDGPLSWSWLRVPGVLQRLGFTYFVLSLMQTFWSRREIPLRAFRWWSPVQDVILYWPEWLFIILLETVWLCITFLMPVPDCPTGYLGAGGIGDEGLYPNCTGGAAGYIDRLMFGDNMYRYPTCREMYQTTQPFDPEGVLGTINSIVMGFMGMQAGKILIFFKGENFRILCRFLVWAVILGISAAILSKCTRDGGFIPVNKNLWSLSYVTCMGCFSFLLLGAMYFVIDIKGWWSGQPFIYPGMNSIFVYVGHSLLGFYFPFSWEMRFQESHWEFLFQGLWGTSLWVLVAYQLYRKKFFLKI; translated from the exons AT GTGGAGTCAGACCTACGCGGAAGGTGGCCATTACTCGGTTTGGATCCGGCTTTCAGAGCCCCCCAACAATCCCACCTGCACTCACACTGTGGATAAAAGTCCAAGAAATGCATATCTGC CGCTTCTGGCAGCAGCTCTCCTACTGGCCCTGATCGCTCTCTTATTTGTTTTGGTACCCTACATCCACag GAGGCGTTGCACTTCAAAGTTTATCAAGACCATTTGTTGCCAAGGCCCACAGTACTCAGTGGACGAT CAGGATGGAGGAAACTCTGGCGAGGCTGAGGCCAACGCCGCTAAAGATAAACCGACACGTCTGCGCTCGCTGGACACTTTCCGAGG GTTTGCCCTGACAGTGATGGTTTTTGTGAACTATGGTGGAGGTGGCTACTGGTTCTTTCAGCATGCACCGTGGAATG GTCTAACTGTGGCAGATCTTGTCATGCCATG GTTTGTGTTCATCATCGGGACGTCAGTAGTTCTGGGTTTCAGATCCTTGCAGAGGAAAGGTGTTGGTCGCGTGCAGCTGCTGCGCAAACTCACCTGGAGAACGCTGGTCCTCCTGCTGCTCGGCTTCTGCTTCCTCAACTACTCTCCCAGAGACGGACCGT TGTCCTGGTCCTGGCTGAGGGTCCCTGGAGTCCTGCAGCGTCTGGGCTTCACCTACTTCGTGCTGTCTCTCATGCAGACCTTCTGGAGCCGGAGAGAAATCCCACTGAGGGCG TTTCGCTGGTGGAGCCCCGTCCAGGACGTCATCCTGTATTGGCCCGAGTGGCTGTTCATCATCCTGCTGGAGACGGTGTGGCTGTGCATCACCTTCCTCATGCCTGTGCCCGACTGCCCCAC AGGTTATCTGGGGGCTGGAGGGATTGGTGATGAAGGTCTGTACCCGAACTGTACCGGCGGTGCAGCAGGATACATTGATAGGTTGATGTTTGGTGACAACATGTACAGATATCCCACATGCAGG GAAATGTATCAGACGACGCAGCCCTTCGACCCAGAGGGGGTTCTGGGTACAATCAACTCCATTGTCATGGGATTCATGGGGATGCAA GCGGGGAAAATCCTAATTTTCTTCAAGGGAGAGAATTTCCGAATCCTCTGTCGGTTCCTGGTCTGGGCCGTCATCCTG GGAATCTCTGCAGCCATCCTTTCTAAGTGCACGCGAGACGGAGGATTTATACCTGTCAATAAAAACCTATG GTCTCTGTCCTACGTGACGTGTATGGGCTGTTTCTCCTTCCTACTGCTGGGAGCCATGTACTTTGTCATAGATATCAAGGGGTGGTGGAGTGGACAGCCATTCATATACCCAG GGATGAACTCTATCTTTGTGTATGTGGGCCACTCACTCCTGGGCTTCTACTTTCCATTCAGCTGGGAGATGCGTTTCCAGGAGAGCCACTGGGAGTTTCTGTTCCAGGGCCTGTGGGGAACATCACTCTGGGTGCTCGTCGCCTACCAGCTCTACAGGAAGAAATTCTTCCTCAAAATCTAA
- the LOC115372971 gene encoding heparan-alpha-glucosaminide N-acetyltransferase isoform X2 — protein sequence MWSQTYAEGGHYSVWIRLSEPPNNPTCTHTVDKSPRNAYLPLLAAALLLALIALLFVLVPYIHRRRCTSKFIKTICCQGPQYSVDDDGGNSGEAEANAAKDKPTRLRSLDTFRGFALTVMVFVNYGGGGYWFFQHAPWNGLTVADLVMPWFVFIIGTSVVLGFRSLQRKGVGRVQLLRKLTWRTLVLLLLGFCFLNYSPRDGPLSWSWLRVPGVLQRLGFTYFVLSLMQTFWSRREIPLRAFRWWSPVQDVILYWPEWLFIILLETVWLCITFLMPVPDCPTGYLGAGGIGDEGLYPNCTGGAAGYIDRLMFGDNMYRYPTCREMYQTTQPFDPEGVLGTINSIVMGFMGMQAGKILIFFKGENFRILCRFLVWAVILGISAAILSKCTRDGGFIPVNKNLWSLSYVTCMGCFSFLLLGAMYFVIDIKGWWSGQPFIYPGMNSIFVYVGHSLLGFYFPFSWEMRFQESHWEFLFQGLWGTSLWVLVAYQLYRKKFFLKI from the exons AT GTGGAGTCAGACCTACGCGGAAGGTGGCCATTACTCGGTTTGGATCCGGCTTTCAGAGCCCCCCAACAATCCCACCTGCACTCACACTGTGGATAAAAGTCCAAGAAATGCATATCTGC CGCTTCTGGCAGCAGCTCTCCTACTGGCCCTGATCGCTCTCTTATTTGTTTTGGTACCCTACATCCACag GAGGCGTTGCACTTCAAAGTTTATCAAGACCATTTGTTGCCAAGGCCCACAGTACTCAGTGGACGAT GATGGAGGAAACTCTGGCGAGGCTGAGGCCAACGCCGCTAAAGATAAACCGACACGTCTGCGCTCGCTGGACACTTTCCGAGG GTTTGCCCTGACAGTGATGGTTTTTGTGAACTATGGTGGAGGTGGCTACTGGTTCTTTCAGCATGCACCGTGGAATG GTCTAACTGTGGCAGATCTTGTCATGCCATG GTTTGTGTTCATCATCGGGACGTCAGTAGTTCTGGGTTTCAGATCCTTGCAGAGGAAAGGTGTTGGTCGCGTGCAGCTGCTGCGCAAACTCACCTGGAGAACGCTGGTCCTCCTGCTGCTCGGCTTCTGCTTCCTCAACTACTCTCCCAGAGACGGACCGT TGTCCTGGTCCTGGCTGAGGGTCCCTGGAGTCCTGCAGCGTCTGGGCTTCACCTACTTCGTGCTGTCTCTCATGCAGACCTTCTGGAGCCGGAGAGAAATCCCACTGAGGGCG TTTCGCTGGTGGAGCCCCGTCCAGGACGTCATCCTGTATTGGCCCGAGTGGCTGTTCATCATCCTGCTGGAGACGGTGTGGCTGTGCATCACCTTCCTCATGCCTGTGCCCGACTGCCCCAC AGGTTATCTGGGGGCTGGAGGGATTGGTGATGAAGGTCTGTACCCGAACTGTACCGGCGGTGCAGCAGGATACATTGATAGGTTGATGTTTGGTGACAACATGTACAGATATCCCACATGCAGG GAAATGTATCAGACGACGCAGCCCTTCGACCCAGAGGGGGTTCTGGGTACAATCAACTCCATTGTCATGGGATTCATGGGGATGCAA GCGGGGAAAATCCTAATTTTCTTCAAGGGAGAGAATTTCCGAATCCTCTGTCGGTTCCTGGTCTGGGCCGTCATCCTG GGAATCTCTGCAGCCATCCTTTCTAAGTGCACGCGAGACGGAGGATTTATACCTGTCAATAAAAACCTATG GTCTCTGTCCTACGTGACGTGTATGGGCTGTTTCTCCTTCCTACTGCTGGGAGCCATGTACTTTGTCATAGATATCAAGGGGTGGTGGAGTGGACAGCCATTCATATACCCAG GGATGAACTCTATCTTTGTGTATGTGGGCCACTCACTCCTGGGCTTCTACTTTCCATTCAGCTGGGAGATGCGTTTCCAGGAGAGCCACTGGGAGTTTCTGTTCCAGGGCCTGTGGGGAACATCACTCTGGGTGCTCGTCGCCTACCAGCTCTACAGGAAGAAATTCTTCCTCAAAATCTAA
- the pcbd1 gene encoding pterin-4-alpha-carbinolamine dehydratase, which yields MAGKVQALTEEERAHLLPLLRNAQWVEVVGRDAIYKEFVFKDFNQAFGFMSRVALQAEKMDHHPEWFNVYNKVQITLSTHDCGGLSQRDITLATFIDQASLM from the exons ATG GCTGGTAAGGTCCAGGctctgacagaggaggagagggcccacctgctccccctgctgcgcaACGCTCAATGGGTGGAAGTGGTGGGGAGGGACGCCATTTACAaagagtttgtttttaaagacttCAATCAG GCTTTTGGCTTCATGTCCAGAGTGGCTTTACAAGCAGAGAAGATGGACCACCATCCTGAGTGGTTCAATGTCTACAATAAG gTCCAGATCACACTCAGCACACACGACTGCGGCGGACTGTCCCAGCGTGACATCACCTTGGCCACCTTTATTGATCAAGCATCACTGATGTGA